In the genome of Acetobacter oryzifermentans, one region contains:
- a CDS encoding enoyl-CoA hydratase/isomerase family protein, translated as MTEQILSAVSGVTMQQEGHLGRIILDRPKRLNAVDISMANGVKAALEMWRHDPSVHTILLESSSPRAFCAGGDLRAIYDRLKAQGALAAYELMKRVYDVMLLLADYKKPIVSFLDGVAMGGGIGLGGHVRYRVVTEASVLAMPETAIGLAPDAGGSWLLARAPGFSGLRRAVTGGRMNGAEAIAMGFADVLVSSDSLTDLRETLSVESAEHVFSRLHSQPESLDVQNLDSCYDAPDILQVIEKLKAEGSEEAQEDLEALSRACPFSVQVAWYGWHQARAASSLHAAFVLEENMVRHMVARPDFVEGIRARLIDKDNQPVWMPPTLAEVNKQEAQNCFEK; from the coding sequence ATGACAGAGCAAATTCTTTCCGCCGTATCTGGCGTAACAATGCAGCAGGAAGGGCATCTGGGACGTATTATTTTAGACCGTCCCAAACGGTTGAATGCCGTTGATATCAGTATGGCCAACGGCGTAAAAGCCGCTTTGGAAATGTGGCGGCATGATCCTTCCGTCCATACCATTCTTCTGGAAAGCAGCAGCCCACGTGCCTTTTGCGCAGGGGGAGACCTACGCGCCATTTATGATCGTCTGAAAGCCCAAGGGGCATTGGCGGCATATGAACTGATGAAGCGCGTATATGATGTGATGCTGTTGTTGGCAGATTACAAAAAACCCATTGTTTCCTTTTTAGATGGCGTAGCTATGGGGGGCGGTATCGGCTTAGGTGGCCATGTGCGGTATCGGGTGGTTACGGAAGCATCTGTGCTGGCTATGCCGGAAACGGCTATTGGTTTGGCCCCCGATGCGGGAGGAAGCTGGTTGTTAGCCCGTGCGCCAGGTTTTTCTGGTTTACGGCGTGCTGTTACCGGTGGGCGTATGAACGGAGCAGAGGCCATAGCCATGGGGTTTGCAGATGTTCTGGTTTCATCGGACTCTCTTACAGATTTAAGAGAAACGTTGAGCGTTGAAAGTGCAGAGCATGTATTCAGCCGCCTTCATTCCCAGCCTGAAAGTCTGGACGTGCAAAATCTGGATTCCTGTTATGATGCGCCAGATATCTTGCAGGTTATTGAAAAATTGAAAGCGGAAGGATCAGAAGAGGCGCAAGAGGATCTTGAAGCTTTATCACGTGCTTGTCCGTTTTCTGTGCAGGTAGCATGGTATGGATGGCACCAGGCACGTGCTGCTTCCTCGTTACATGCCGCTTTTGTGCTGGAGGAAAATATGGTGCGGCATATGGTGGCCCGGCCAGATTTTGTAGAGGGGATTCGGGCACGTTTGATTGATAAAGATAACCAGCCTGTGTGGATGCCGCCAACTTTGGCGGAAGTGAATAAGCAGGAAGCTCAAAATTGTTTTGAGAAGTAA
- a CDS encoding flavin reductase, with protein MLAPETSAYRDAMARLGAAVNIVTTGTLENPVGFTASAVCSVTDTPPTLLVCLNRGSRARQAFHEGSALCVNVLASTQQHLSNLFASPNSMQERFATGHWSALATGAPVLEEAVASFDCKISQIVEVGTHSVMFGIVQALRTHATAHGLVYFNRMYHALPHTPALKP; from the coding sequence ATGTTGGCTCCGGAGACCAGCGCCTACCGCGATGCCATGGCCCGACTTGGCGCAGCTGTGAACATTGTTACAACAGGAACGCTGGAAAACCCCGTTGGTTTTACAGCCTCCGCAGTGTGTTCCGTAACAGATACCCCACCTACGCTCTTGGTCTGCCTGAACCGTGGAAGCCGTGCCAGACAGGCTTTTCATGAAGGGAGCGCATTATGCGTAAACGTGCTGGCATCTACCCAGCAGCATCTCTCCAACCTTTTTGCCAGCCCCAACTCCATGCAGGAGCGATTTGCCACTGGGCATTGGAGCGCCTTGGCAACAGGCGCACCTGTACTGGAAGAAGCTGTAGCCTCGTTTGACTGCAAGATCAGCCAGATTGTAGAAGTTGGCACACACAGCGTAATGTTTGGTATTGTGCAAGCGTTACGCACCCATGCAACCGCACATGGGCTTGTTTATTTTAATAGAATGTATCACGCTCTGCCCCATACCCCAGCCCTAAAGCCCTAA
- a CDS encoding metal ABC transporter permease, with protein sequence MLEYEFMRTAFLAAFLAALVCGPVGWFLVLRGQSFASHALSHVGFAGAAAALLLGQPALLGLGLGAVGGGVAIGLAGDRLVGRDVTIGLVLSVAMGFGALCLHFLTHSASSATALLFGDILGIGSSMLGWLGVLSVACLIALAFVARPLLFASLQPEQAEARGVNMRLLDILFLMIVAVATAQCAQITGVLLVFTLMIAPAAASLRMGFSPLLGMGIATLLALLEAWLGLVLAWYTNCPTAFWIAALGGGVFITASLFCRLRGG encoded by the coding sequence ATGCTTGAGTATGAATTTATGCGCACCGCTTTTCTGGCGGCGTTTTTGGCGGCGCTGGTGTGTGGGCCTGTGGGGTGGTTTCTTGTCTTGCGTGGGCAAAGCTTTGCCAGCCATGCGCTTTCGCACGTAGGATTTGCCGGAGCCGCTGCAGCCCTTCTGTTAGGTCAGCCCGCTTTGCTTGGACTTGGGCTTGGTGCTGTTGGTGGCGGTGTTGCCATAGGGTTGGCGGGAGATAGGCTGGTAGGCCGAGACGTAACAATCGGACTAGTGCTTTCTGTCGCCATGGGTTTTGGGGCGCTGTGCCTGCATTTTCTAACCCATTCTGCCAGTTCAGCCACAGCACTGCTTTTTGGTGATATTCTGGGTATCGGGTCTTCTATGTTAGGCTGGCTGGGTGTTCTTTCCGTAGCTTGTTTGATAGCGCTGGCATTTGTGGCAAGGCCGCTTCTTTTTGCATCGCTTCAGCCAGAGCAGGCAGAGGCGCGGGGTGTGAATATGCGCCTGCTTGATATTCTTTTTCTCATGATTGTTGCTGTAGCTACAGCGCAATGTGCCCAGATCACAGGTGTTTTGCTGGTATTTACGCTTATGATTGCGCCTGCCGCAGCAAGTTTGCGTATGGGTTTTTCACCTTTATTGGGAATGGGCATTGCAACGTTACTTGCGTTGCTGGAAGCTTGGTTGGGTTTGGTGTTGGCTTGGTACACCAATTGCCCTACAGCATTTTGGATTGCAGCGTTAGGTGGCGGTGTATTTATAACCGCCAGTCTGTTTTGCCGCTTGCGGGGCGGCTAA
- a CDS encoding metal ABC transporter ATP-binding protein, producing the protein MSSSAVQVAGVTLLRQKKTVLDNISFTIPAGSFVAVLGGNGAGKTTLFRTLLGLEKLSAGQIWIEGQPVQKGRMPIGYMPQVRAMVAAQLSGWSTVAAAQQGWKWGLPFYGKRARADIDAALAAVDAQDLAQRPVGSLSGGERQRLMLAQALLDNPHILLLDEPLASLDPARMRETAERIHTLARDRNITVLMSTHDINPLMGLMDHVLYMAHGKAVLGRVEDVMTTQTLSALYGAPVEVIKAGNRLFVVAEGGGASLQSCMCVGHSA; encoded by the coding sequence ATGTCATCTTCTGCTGTGCAAGTGGCTGGCGTAACTTTGTTACGCCAGAAAAAAACAGTGCTGGATAATATCAGTTTTACAATTCCTGCAGGCAGTTTTGTGGCTGTTTTGGGTGGAAATGGGGCTGGAAAGACAACCCTGTTTAGAACTCTTCTGGGGTTGGAAAAACTTTCAGCTGGCCAAATATGGATAGAAGGTCAGCCGGTGCAAAAGGGCCGTATGCCTATAGGGTATATGCCTCAGGTGCGCGCTATGGTGGCTGCACAACTTAGCGGCTGGAGCACAGTTGCCGCTGCGCAGCAGGGCTGGAAATGGGGCCTGCCATTTTACGGCAAACGGGCTAGAGCGGATATTGATGCAGCTTTGGCCGCAGTAGATGCGCAGGATCTAGCGCAGCGACCGGTAGGCTCTCTTTCCGGGGGAGAAAGGCAGCGGCTCATGTTGGCGCAGGCATTGCTGGATAATCCACATATCTTGTTGCTTGATGAGCCTTTGGCCAGCCTAGATCCTGCTCGTATGCGTGAAACAGCAGAACGTATTCATACACTGGCACGAGACAGGAATATAACGGTGCTCATGTCTACCCATGATATCAACCCTCTTATGGGGTTGATGGATCATGTTCTTTACATGGCGCATGGCAAGGCAGTGCTGGGGCGCGTGGAAGATGTGATGACAACCCAAACACTCAGTGCACTTTACGGCGCACCGGTTGAGGTGATTAAGGCGGGAAACAGATTATTTGTTGTGGCAGAAGGTGGTGGGGCATCACTTCAGTCCTGTATGTGCGTGGGGCATAGTGCTTGA
- a CDS encoding metal ABC transporter solute-binding protein, Zn/Mn family, translating to MELMKTKGTSRRMLLGMVAVLGFANMGTGSAVARPLSVVAAENTWGDLAAQIAEPDMHVTSILVSPAVDPHLYAPTPDDARRVADATLVVANGAGYDAWMDHLVQASALPQARYVRADTWSGWHEGGNAHLWYDLNAVADFAQRFGKACEQADPAHAKAYAERARKLGADIASVQAQAAALRSHVQGMAVAATEPLFTPLASYLGLDMKENAFQIAIMNDVEPPPVAVAAFEQDLAQKKLRLLAYNVQVEEPASKRLIDLAHKADVPILPLAEIMPQDTHWQIWISSTLTQIAHLLGVAP from the coding sequence ATGGAATTGATGAAAACAAAAGGCACTTCACGCCGGATGTTGTTGGGCATGGTGGCTGTGCTTGGTTTTGCAAACATGGGCACAGGTAGTGCGGTCGCGCGCCCTTTGTCTGTTGTGGCGGCAGAAAATACATGGGGGGACTTGGCTGCGCAGATTGCTGAGCCAGACATGCACGTGACATCTATACTTGTATCACCTGCTGTTGATCCGCATTTATATGCTCCTACACCGGATGATGCGCGGCGTGTGGCGGATGCTACGTTGGTTGTAGCCAATGGTGCGGGATACGATGCATGGATGGATCATTTGGTGCAGGCTTCTGCTTTACCGCAGGCGCGGTATGTGCGTGCAGATACATGGTCTGGGTGGCACGAGGGCGGGAATGCCCATTTATGGTACGATTTGAACGCTGTGGCAGATTTTGCTCAAAGATTTGGAAAAGCGTGCGAGCAAGCAGATCCAGCACACGCAAAAGCATATGCTGAGCGGGCTCGGAAGTTGGGGGCTGATATTGCCAGCGTACAGGCCCAGGCCGCAGCATTACGCTCGCATGTGCAAGGTATGGCTGTGGCCGCAACAGAACCTCTATTTACCCCGCTGGCCAGTTACCTTGGTTTGGACATGAAGGAAAATGCCTTTCAGATTGCAATCATGAATGATGTTGAACCTCCACCTGTTGCTGTTGCTGCATTTGAGCAAGATCTTGCTCAAAAAAAACTACGGCTACTTGCCTATAATGTGCAGGTGGAAGAACCAGCCAGCAAACGTTTGATAGATCTGGCCCATAAAGCAGATGTGCCTATTCTGCCGCTAGCGGAAATTATGCCGCAGGATACGCATTGGCAGATATGGATCAGTTCAACTCTTACGCAAATTGCGCATTTGCTTGGTGTTGCGCCGTAA
- a CDS encoding Fur family transcriptional regulator: MMNMPHPTSSSTATSAHAFPAHIEHQLDKATALCTQQGARMTAQRRDVLGLILMHARPVGAYDLLEELKTAERRPAPPTVYRALDFLLEHGLIHRIERLSAFIPCTNLRHCSHTHEHSEACLHTAQFLICRNCKAVTEIADTTVLETLKHICKNEDFVIQSTSVEVEGLCAECASKRPTKEIPHQGA, translated from the coding sequence ATGATGAACATGCCCCACCCTACGTCTTCTTCCACAGCAACCTCAGCTCATGCCTTTCCTGCGCATATTGAGCATCAACTCGATAAAGCTACTGCTCTATGCACCCAACAAGGTGCGCGAATGACGGCCCAGCGCCGTGATGTACTCGGGCTTATTCTTATGCATGCGCGTCCAGTTGGGGCATATGATCTGCTGGAAGAACTTAAAACAGCAGAACGGCGCCCCGCCCCTCCTACAGTATATCGGGCACTCGATTTTCTACTTGAACACGGCCTGATCCACCGTATTGAACGCTTGTCTGCTTTTATTCCCTGCACCAATCTGCGCCATTGTTCTCATACGCATGAGCACTCGGAAGCCTGCTTACATACGGCCCAGTTTCTCATCTGCCGCAACTGCAAAGCCGTAACAGAAATAGCAGATACAACTGTTCTGGAAACCCTGAAACACATTTGTAAAAACGAAGACTTTGTAATTCAGAGCACCTCGGTTGAAGTGGAAGGGCTATGTGCAGAGTGTGCATCAAAACGGCCCACAAAAGAGATCCCTCATCAAGGTGCA